In a single window of the Micromonospora sp. WMMD1155 genome:
- a CDS encoding tripartite tricarboxylate transporter permease, giving the protein MELLDNLALGFSTALLVQNVLYCFVGVLLGTAVGVLPGIGPTATVAMLLPITFSFEPVTALIMLAGIYYGAQYGGSTTAILINLPGESSAAVTALDGHEMARQGRAGPALAAAAIGSFVAGTVATVALAAAAPPLAGVALKFGPADYFSLVLFGLIVSIALARGTALKALAMIALGVLLGTVGQDIYTGTPRFVFEQRELYGGIDFVSVAVGLFGVAEILRNLENEQTRTAIVDRVTNLWPTREDRRRIVAPIARGTGLGAALGVLPGGGHVLASFTSYAVEKRVSKRPQEFGHGAIEGVAGPESANNAAAQTSFIPLLTLGLPAHPVMALMIGAFIVHGITPGPNVINDEPALFWGLIASMWIGNVILLLLNLPLIGLWVRMLRIPYQVLFPMIILFAAIGTYSLNFNAYDVYAIAFFGILGYLLIKCGCEPAPLLLGFVLGPLLEEHLRRALIISRGDPSVFVTRPLSAVFLVLAVAALVVAVLPAIRQRRAAVFTEEE; this is encoded by the coding sequence ATGGAACTCCTCGACAACCTCGCGCTGGGCTTCTCGACGGCCCTCCTGGTCCAGAACGTCCTCTACTGCTTCGTGGGTGTGCTGCTCGGCACCGCGGTGGGCGTCCTGCCCGGTATCGGGCCGACCGCGACGGTGGCGATGCTGCTGCCGATCACGTTCAGCTTCGAACCGGTGACGGCGCTGATCATGCTGGCCGGCATCTACTACGGCGCGCAGTACGGTGGTTCGACGACCGCCATCCTGATCAACCTGCCCGGTGAGTCGTCCGCGGCGGTCACCGCGCTGGACGGGCACGAGATGGCCCGCCAGGGCCGGGCCGGACCGGCCCTCGCGGCCGCGGCGATCGGGTCCTTCGTCGCGGGTACGGTCGCCACCGTGGCGCTGGCCGCCGCGGCTCCACCGCTGGCCGGCGTCGCCTTGAAGTTCGGCCCGGCCGACTACTTCTCGCTCGTGCTGTTCGGCCTGATCGTGTCGATCGCGCTGGCGCGCGGCACGGCCCTCAAGGCGCTGGCGATGATCGCGCTCGGCGTGCTGCTCGGCACTGTCGGCCAGGACATCTACACCGGGACGCCCCGGTTCGTGTTCGAGCAGCGGGAGTTGTACGGGGGCATCGACTTCGTGTCGGTCGCCGTGGGCCTGTTCGGGGTGGCCGAGATCCTGCGCAACCTGGAGAACGAGCAGACCCGTACGGCGATCGTCGACCGGGTGACCAACCTCTGGCCGACCCGGGAGGACCGGCGTCGGATCGTTGCCCCGATCGCGCGGGGCACCGGTCTCGGCGCCGCGCTCGGTGTGCTGCCCGGGGGCGGCCACGTGCTCGCCTCGTTCACCTCGTACGCCGTCGAGAAGCGGGTCTCGAAGCGGCCGCAGGAGTTCGGGCACGGCGCCATCGAGGGTGTCGCCGGTCCCGAGTCGGCGAACAACGCCGCCGCGCAGACGTCGTTCATCCCGCTGCTCACCCTGGGTCTGCCCGCGCACCCGGTGATGGCTCTGATGATCGGCGCGTTCATCGTCCACGGCATCACCCCCGGCCCGAACGTCATCAACGACGAGCCGGCGCTGTTCTGGGGTCTGATCGCGTCGATGTGGATCGGTAACGTGATTCTCCTGCTGCTGAACCTGCCGTTGATCGGCCTCTGGGTGCGCATGCTGCGCATCCCGTACCAGGTGCTGTTCCCGATGATCATCCTGTTCGCCGCGATCGGCACCTACTCGCTGAACTTCAACGCGTACGACGTCTACGCGATCGCGTTCTTCGGGATCCTGGGCTACCTGCTGATCAAGTGCGGGTGCGAGCCGGCGCCGCTGCTGCTCGGCTTCGTCCTCGGCCCGTTGCTGGAGGAGCACCTGCGACGTGCGCTCATCATCTCCCGTGGCGACCCGTCGGTCTTCGTGACCCGACCGCTCTCCGCGGTGTTCCTGGTCCTGGCCGTCGCCGCGCTCGTGGTCGCCGTCCTCCCGGCGATCCGGCAGCGCCGCGCCGCCGTGTTCACCGAGGAGGAGTAG
- a CDS encoding tripartite tricarboxylate transporter substrate-binding protein has protein sequence MGTTSSYRATGRMIAALGVIGLVTACSGNGGATGGGDAAGYPDQNITIVVPFSAGGPTDTVTRMIAEPMAAKLGGKIVVQNVEGAGGTVGAGQVARAKSDGYTVLMHHIGMSTAPALYKSLGYKPLDDFETVGLVTEVPMTIVARKDFAPATLPDLVTHVKANAGTVTLANAGIGAASHLCGLLFQTATGVKLQEVPYQGTGPALTDLVGGQVDFMCDQTTNTSGQIAAGKVKAYAVTTPERVKSLPDLPTTTEAGLPQLKVSVWHGLYVQADTPPEIVQKLSEALKVALADQGVIEQMAKLGTAPVPAQDATPEAHRAKLDEQLGTWAKIIADAGVKVS, from the coding sequence ATGGGAACGACCAGCAGTTACCGCGCCACCGGACGGATGATCGCCGCGCTCGGCGTGATCGGGCTCGTCACGGCCTGCTCCGGAAACGGGGGCGCCACCGGCGGAGGCGACGCCGCGGGTTACCCGGACCAGAACATCACGATCGTCGTGCCGTTCAGCGCCGGCGGACCGACGGACACGGTCACCCGCATGATCGCCGAGCCGATGGCCGCGAAGCTCGGCGGCAAGATCGTCGTCCAGAACGTCGAGGGTGCCGGCGGCACCGTCGGTGCCGGCCAGGTCGCACGGGCCAAGTCGGACGGCTACACGGTGCTCATGCACCACATCGGCATGTCGACGGCGCCCGCCCTGTACAAGAGCCTGGGCTACAAGCCACTCGACGACTTCGAGACCGTCGGTCTGGTCACCGAGGTGCCGATGACGATCGTCGCCCGGAAGGACTTCGCGCCCGCGACGCTCCCGGACCTCGTCACCCACGTGAAGGCGAACGCCGGCACTGTCACGCTGGCCAACGCGGGCATCGGAGCCGCCTCCCACCTGTGCGGCCTGCTGTTCCAGACCGCCACCGGTGTGAAGCTCCAGGAGGTCCCGTACCAGGGCACCGGCCCCGCGTTGACCGACCTGGTCGGCGGGCAGGTGGACTTCATGTGCGACCAGACGACGAACACCAGCGGCCAGATCGCCGCGGGGAAGGTGAAGGCGTACGCGGTCACCACGCCCGAGCGGGTGAAGAGCCTTCCCGACCTGCCCACCACCACCGAGGCCGGGTTGCCGCAGCTGAAGGTCAGCGTGTGGCACGGGCTCTACGTACAGGCCGACACGCCGCCGGAGATCGTCCAGAAGCTGTCCGAGGCGCTGAAGGTGGCGCTGGCCGACCAGGGGGTCATCGAGCAGATGGCGAAGCTCGGCACCGCCCCGGTCCCGGCCCAGGACGCGACACCGGAGGCGCACCGGGCCAAGCTCGACGAGCAGCTCGGCACCTGGGCGAAGATCATTGCCGACGCCGGGGTCAAGGTGTCCTGA
- a CDS encoding response regulator transcription factor, translating into MRITVIEDDDRVARGLVTVLTQAGFEVHRVATAAEAVRAAPSDVVLVDLGLPDGDGLDVIRRLRDHPQTAVIAVTARSEEHERVRGLRAGADDYIVKPFGIPELLARIDAVLRRTRAARASGRSDAPLVLGPVRICVGTREVAVDDTPVPLTRKEFDLLLLLARRAPNVVSRDVILDQIWGATWESSSRTLDTHIAALRHKLGPGVVIRTVHGVGYRLLADQPELIG; encoded by the coding sequence ATGCGGATAACCGTCATCGAGGATGACGACCGCGTGGCGCGGGGTCTGGTGACCGTCCTGACCCAGGCGGGCTTCGAGGTCCACCGGGTCGCCACGGCTGCGGAGGCGGTGCGCGCCGCGCCGTCCGACGTGGTCCTCGTCGACCTGGGTCTCCCCGACGGCGACGGGCTCGACGTGATCCGCAGATTGCGTGACCATCCGCAGACCGCCGTCATCGCGGTGACCGCGCGGTCCGAGGAGCACGAACGGGTCCGTGGCCTACGCGCGGGCGCGGACGACTACATCGTCAAGCCGTTCGGCATTCCGGAACTGCTCGCCCGGATCGACGCCGTGCTGCGGCGCACCCGCGCCGCCCGCGCCTCCGGCCGGTCGGACGCACCGTTGGTCCTCGGCCCGGTGCGGATCTGCGTCGGCACCCGTGAGGTCGCCGTCGACGACACCCCCGTGCCGTTGACCCGCAAGGAGTTCGACCTACTCCTGCTCCTGGCCCGGCGGGCGCCCAACGTGGTCAGTCGCGACGTCATCCTCGACCAGATCTGGGGTGCGACCTGGGAGTCGTCGAGCCGTACCCTGGACACCCACATCGCGGCGCTGCGGCACAAACTCGGGCCGGGAGTGGTCATCCGCACCGTCCACGGCGTCGGCTATCGGCTCCTGGCCGACCAGCCGGAGTTGATCGGCTGA
- a CDS encoding HAMP domain-containing sensor histidine kinase, producing the protein MHRRLLVVLVPLAVLLVTALGVPLGVTVAEREMQETYVNRLDDVGRFASLAETALSTGRTEALQQELTRYHDLYGIPVALIDTSGTVLLGPADAYEEAARTEPALPRIVTAALAGARSEPSWEWAPWDDSALVVAEPVGRDSEVVGAVVTISDLSRTRELILVRWARLAGLGLLPLVALAAVAWPVSAWVLRPVRQLDAATSRISAGDLTIRADAEAGPIELRRLAQSFNTMMDAVENAAHRQRAFVSDASHQLRNPLTSLRLAVESLAPHLRPEGDGRQVYDVAVDELKAMQRMLNSLQASARMESLRTASPVDLDEVLATRVDRWRALTATAGQTLTVDVPPGLRLLEPPGGLGSILDELVSNALRLSGARVVEVAAQVVPGGAGVVDRAAAVVAVAVRDDGQGIDVSERAQALRRFWRSPRHQNVSGTGLGLAICADLIGAAGGELRLEDGLPRPDGSGHGLAAVVVLPVVAPVVSPSDAPAPI; encoded by the coding sequence GTGCACCGCCGCCTGCTCGTCGTCCTGGTCCCCCTCGCGGTGCTTCTCGTCACGGCGCTCGGGGTGCCGCTCGGCGTCACCGTGGCCGAACGGGAGATGCAGGAGACGTACGTCAACCGGCTCGACGACGTCGGCCGGTTCGCCTCGCTGGCCGAGACCGCGCTGTCCACCGGACGGACCGAGGCGTTGCAGCAGGAGCTGACGCGCTACCACGACCTCTACGGCATCCCGGTCGCGCTGATCGACACGTCGGGCACTGTGCTCCTCGGGCCGGCCGACGCGTACGAGGAGGCGGCGCGTACCGAGCCGGCCCTGCCCCGGATCGTGACCGCGGCACTGGCCGGTGCCCGGTCCGAACCGTCCTGGGAATGGGCGCCGTGGGACGACTCCGCCCTCGTCGTGGCGGAGCCGGTGGGCCGGGACAGCGAGGTCGTCGGCGCCGTCGTGACGATCTCCGACCTGTCCAGGACGCGTGAGCTGATCCTCGTCCGCTGGGCCCGGCTGGCCGGGCTCGGGCTGCTGCCGTTGGTCGCGCTGGCGGCGGTCGCCTGGCCGGTGTCGGCGTGGGTGCTGCGGCCGGTACGGCAACTGGACGCGGCGACCTCGCGCATCTCCGCGGGCGACCTGACGATCCGCGCCGACGCCGAGGCCGGGCCGATCGAGTTGCGGCGGCTGGCGCAGTCGTTCAACACCATGATGGACGCCGTCGAGAACGCCGCGCATCGACAACGCGCGTTCGTGTCCGACGCCTCGCACCAGCTGCGCAACCCGTTGACCAGCCTCCGGCTCGCGGTGGAGAGCCTCGCGCCACACCTGCGACCGGAGGGCGACGGTCGGCAGGTGTACGACGTCGCCGTCGACGAGCTGAAGGCGATGCAGCGGATGCTGAACTCGTTGCAGGCCAGCGCGCGGATGGAGAGTCTGCGGACCGCGTCGCCGGTGGACCTCGACGAGGTGCTGGCGACCCGGGTCGACAGGTGGCGGGCGCTGACGGCCACGGCCGGGCAGACGCTGACCGTCGACGTACCGCCGGGTTTGCGGTTGCTGGAGCCGCCGGGCGGCCTGGGCAGCATCCTGGACGAGCTGGTCAGCAACGCGCTGCGGCTGTCCGGCGCACGGGTCGTGGAGGTGGCCGCCCAGGTCGTTCCCGGTGGTGCGGGCGTCGTGGACCGTGCCGCGGCCGTGGTGGCGGTCGCCGTCCGCGACGACGGCCAGGGCATCGACGTGTCCGAGCGGGCCCAGGCGTTACGACGGTTCTGGCGGTCGCCACGGCACCAGAACGTGTCCGGGACCGGCCTGGGGCTGGCGATCTGCGCCGACCTGATCGGAGCGGCCGGGGGCGAGCTGCGCCTGGAGGACGGCCTGCCGCGTCCGGACGGCTCCGGGCACGGTCTCGCCGCGGTGGTGGTGTTGCCGGTCGTGGCGCCGGTGGTGTCGCCGTCCGACGCTCCGGCGCCGATCTGA
- the nhaA gene encoding Na+/H+ antiporter NhaA: MMTNRTVWEGRFNAPLRAFLRTETGGARVVVVAAVVALVWANLHSSSYESVWSTTFSVRLGDWPVSHDLRTWVNSGLMTFFFLVAGLELRREFDIGELRERRRLALPMLAGFGGMLVPIGIYLAFNAGQTTAAGWGAVMATDTALALGALAVFGPRFSDRLRGFLLTVAVVDDLVAIAVLAIAYPDHPSPMALLVAAAIFGVVLLVRAWGVRFGPVYALLGLAAWVAVSESGVDPVVVGLIMGLLTYAYAPGRDELQRASDQFRLFREQPTPQLARMAQAGLTSALSPNERLQTLYHPWASYVIVPLFALANVGIVLDGELLSRALTSPVTLGVVAAYVVGKPAGIVATSWLVARLSGNRFRPPVGWVAVAGVGTVSGIGFTVALLIATHALHGPALDEAKFGILVATVGSSVVTWLVFRAVARLSPTRRARALLGVTEAIVDLRLPVESGRDHMRGALDAPVTVVEYGDFECPYCGQAEPVVREMLADFANVRYVWRHLPLTDVHPHAQLAAEAAEAAGEQGAFWEMHDLLLTHQDALNPTDILGYAEQLDLDLDMFREHMAGRMGVDRVAEDVESADLSGVTGTPTFFINGRRHHGAYDIVALSAAVKGAFAAAKLRPEYHRRDRRRGEGPASS; this comes from the coding sequence ATGATGACCAACCGGACCGTCTGGGAGGGGCGGTTCAACGCTCCGCTGCGCGCGTTCCTGCGCACCGAGACCGGCGGTGCGCGGGTGGTAGTGGTCGCCGCGGTGGTGGCCCTCGTGTGGGCGAACCTGCACTCGTCGTCGTACGAGTCGGTCTGGAGCACCACCTTCTCGGTCCGGCTCGGTGACTGGCCGGTGTCGCACGACCTGCGGACCTGGGTCAACAGCGGGTTGATGACATTCTTCTTCCTGGTCGCGGGGCTGGAGTTGCGTCGCGAGTTCGACATCGGCGAGCTGCGGGAACGGCGGCGACTGGCGTTGCCGATGCTGGCCGGGTTCGGCGGCATGCTCGTGCCGATCGGGATCTACCTCGCGTTCAACGCGGGGCAGACCACCGCCGCCGGGTGGGGTGCCGTGATGGCGACCGACACGGCGCTCGCACTCGGCGCCCTCGCCGTCTTCGGGCCGCGCTTCTCCGACCGGCTGCGCGGCTTCCTGCTGACCGTCGCCGTCGTCGACGACCTGGTCGCGATCGCGGTGCTGGCCATCGCGTACCCGGATCACCCCTCGCCCATGGCGTTGCTCGTCGCGGCGGCGATCTTCGGTGTCGTGCTGCTCGTCCGGGCGTGGGGCGTGCGGTTCGGGCCGGTCTACGCGCTGTTGGGGCTGGCGGCCTGGGTCGCGGTCTCGGAGTCCGGTGTCGACCCGGTCGTGGTGGGCCTGATCATGGGGTTGCTGACCTACGCGTACGCCCCCGGGCGGGACGAGCTTCAACGGGCGAGCGACCAGTTCCGCCTCTTCCGGGAACAGCCCACCCCGCAGCTCGCCCGGATGGCCCAGGCCGGTCTCACCTCGGCGCTGTCGCCGAACGAGCGGCTGCAGACCCTCTACCACCCGTGGGCGAGCTACGTGATCGTGCCGCTCTTCGCCCTGGCGAACGTCGGGATCGTGCTCGACGGCGAGCTGCTGTCCCGGGCCCTGACCTCCCCGGTGACGCTCGGCGTCGTGGCGGCGTACGTCGTCGGCAAGCCGGCGGGGATCGTGGCCACCTCGTGGCTGGTGGCCCGGCTGAGCGGCAACCGGTTCCGGCCGCCCGTCGGTTGGGTGGCCGTGGCGGGAGTGGGCACGGTCTCCGGTATCGGGTTCACCGTCGCCCTGCTGATCGCCACCCACGCCCTGCACGGCCCGGCGCTCGACGAGGCGAAGTTCGGCATCCTGGTCGCGACGGTCGGTTCGTCGGTCGTGACCTGGCTGGTGTTCCGTGCCGTCGCCCGACTCTCGCCGACGCGACGTGCGCGCGCCCTGCTCGGCGTCACCGAGGCCATCGTCGACCTGAGGCTTCCGGTCGAGTCGGGGCGCGACCACATGCGCGGGGCGCTCGACGCGCCGGTGACGGTCGTCGAGTACGGCGACTTCGAGTGCCCCTACTGCGGGCAGGCCGAGCCGGTGGTGCGGGAGATGCTCGCCGACTTCGCCAACGTCCGGTACGTCTGGCGGCACCTGCCGCTCACCGATGTCCATCCGCACGCCCAGCTCGCCGCCGAGGCCGCCGAGGCGGCGGGGGAGCAGGGCGCGTTCTGGGAGATGCACGACCTGCTCCTCACCCACCAGGACGCGCTCAACCCCACCGACATCCTGGGCTACGCCGAGCAGCTCGACCTGGATCTCGACATGTTCCGGGAGCACATGGCCGGACGGATGGGTGTGGACCGGGTGGCCGAGGACGTCGAGTCGGCCGACCTGAGCGGCGTCACCGGCACCCCGACCTTCTTCATCAACGGCCGGCGCCACCACGGCGCGTACGACATCGTCGCGCTCTCGGCGGCGGTGAAGGGGGCGTTCGCCGCCGCGAAGCTCCGCCCCGAGTACCACCGTCGCGACCGTCGGCGCGGCGAGGGCCCGGCGTCGAGCTGA
- a CDS encoding tripartite tricarboxylate transporter TctB family protein — translation MDRHRSFPDVLAGGVFVLIGGAFVVGALGYELGTPTRMGPGAFPLLVGAAVVALGLAIVGKGLVAGEVISFGPVPWRAVAVIVLAVLFFGFTVRGLGFVPTTAVTALLTTLASKRVRPLTAVAVTAGLTVASTLIFVVGLQLRIPLWGPWLVF, via the coding sequence GTGGACCGCCATCGCTCGTTCCCGGACGTCCTCGCCGGGGGCGTGTTCGTCCTGATCGGTGGCGCGTTCGTGGTGGGGGCGCTCGGCTACGAGCTGGGCACCCCCACCCGGATGGGCCCGGGTGCCTTCCCACTGCTGGTGGGCGCGGCCGTGGTCGCCCTGGGCCTGGCGATCGTCGGGAAGGGCCTCGTCGCCGGTGAGGTGATCTCGTTCGGGCCCGTCCCGTGGCGGGCGGTCGCCGTCATCGTGCTCGCGGTCCTGTTCTTCGGCTTCACCGTCCGGGGTCTCGGTTTCGTCCCGACGACGGCGGTGACCGCCCTGCTCACGACGCTGGCCAGCAAACGCGTGCGGCCGCTCACGGCGGTGGCCGTGACCGCCGGGTTGACAGTGGCCAGCACGCTCATCTTCGTCGTCGGACTCCAGCTGCGGATCCCCCTGTGGGGCCCGTGGCTGGTGTTCTGA